The Geomonas agri genome contains the following window.
TCGAGCATTGCGAGGCGATAGACGTCCCCGGCTTCGACGTCGTGGAACTTCCGAGTGACCAACTGGTCTTCGTCAGCGCACCCTCCCTGGCAATCCCCGCGGGCGAGGTGGAGCTGGAGCGGCTGTTACACTGCTGCCTCATCGCCCGTAAACCTGAGTGCACCTCGCGACGCCTGCTGGATCTGAACCTTTCGCGCTGTGGCCGCAGCGTCGATGATTTCAAGGCGGTGGTCGTGGTCGACGACCTTCGCCTGGCGCTGGAGACCGTGCTTTCCGGTGGCGGTGTCTCCTTCCTTTCGCGCAGCATCGCCGCCCGCGAACTGGAGGCCGGTCAATTGCTGGCGCACGTCGTTGCCGGATTCGAACAGTCGCGCCGTCGCAGCGTCATCGTGAAGAGTGAGCGCAGGCAGGATCCCGCGGTCATGGAATTTATGAACTGCATCGCCGCCGGTTTTACTGTGGGAGGAGGCTGCTGATCCCTGGCACGTTCCACGGTTGACACACAAAGAATTTCGGGCTTGATTTACCTTGTCAAAAAGAGGGTATTTCAAGCCCTTTTTCGTTTTTACGATATACTTGGGCCTGTTTTGGTCGCAGTCGAACAACCAGAGGAGGCCTTATGAGAAGGGTAGGCGTGGAAGAAGACATCCTGAAGGACAGGCCGGTGGTGGTAAAAGATGCGACGGAGGTGTGTGCCATTTGCGGGTCGCCGCTGCAAAGGGACAAGGAGAGCGGAGAACTTTTCTGTCCGCTGTGCGATATCGAGGATGTTCCCTGATGCTGTAAAATGACCCCTCATGTGGCAGGGCGCCGGTGGCCCCGCAAGGCTTCCCGGTTCTAGGAGGATGACATGCAGGAAAAACTGGAAGGCGATCAGCTTGAATTCAGGAACCTGCTGGCGGAGTACAAGCGCCGGCTTTGGGCCGACCTGCGCGACGAGGTCTTTGCCCAGGCCGGCGAAAATCTGTCGACCCAGTACGACATACCGCAGGATCCCGGTGAGAAGAGCATGCTGGACGTGTTGTCCGATGCCGGCCTTGCCGTGGCCGATATCAGGCGGCAGCAGCTTACCGCGCTTGAGGAGGCACAGCAGCGCGTGGAACTAGGGACCTACGGCACATGCGAGGGGTGCGGGCAGCCGATTGGTTTGCCGCGGCTGAAGCTGATGCCCTTTACCGCGTACTGTGTCGAGTGCCAGAAGGAGCAGGAGCTGCCGGGGAGGCCACCGGGAACCAAGATCTAGAGACAGCGACTAGAAGGGACTATGGGCTAGGGAAAGGCGTAAAGGTGAGGGCGTAGGGGACTGGTACAGGCAGGGGCGGGGACTAGGGACGTGGGCTTGTGATTACTAGCCCCCAGCCTCTAGCCCCTGGCCCCTTTTTTTATAACAGTGCGTCGATGGCCTCGAAGTCCACGTCGCGCTCGGCGTTGGCCATGATCCAGTTCAATTTCTCCTGGTCCTCGTAGGTGATCTTGGCAACGTCGTCGGAAAGCGCGGTGAAAACTTCGGCCG
Protein-coding sequences here:
- a CDS encoding Sjogren's syndrome/scleroderma autoantigen 1 family protein; translation: MRRVGVEEDILKDRPVVVKDATEVCAICGSPLQRDKESGELFCPLCDIEDVP
- a CDS encoding TraR/DksA family transcriptional regulator gives rise to the protein MQEKLEGDQLEFRNLLAEYKRRLWADLRDEVFAQAGENLSTQYDIPQDPGEKSMLDVLSDAGLAVADIRRQQLTALEEAQQRVELGTYGTCEGCGQPIGLPRLKLMPFTAYCVECQKEQELPGRPPGTKI
- a CDS encoding LysR family transcriptional regulator; amino-acid sequence: MQTEYLKTLVVLGQVGSFSKAATDLSITQSAVSQRIKYLEDHYGCQLVDRSGKLLLLTEAGRLVVQRAGQILLLEAQLANDLKLRGEKTRLAICCTPTFGVGFLPQVMEKFMSRKADNVDLRFMFHSLDRAVKELQENEFDLAVIEHCEAIDVPGFDVVELPSDQLVFVSAPSLAIPAGEVELERLLHCCLIARKPECTSRRLLDLNLSRCGRSVDDFKAVVVVDDLRLALETVLSGGGVSFLSRSIAARELEAGQLLAHVVAGFEQSRRRSVIVKSERRQDPAVMEFMNCIAAGFTVGGGC